In one window of Leifsonia sp. NPDC080035 DNA:
- a CDS encoding phosphate/phosphite/phosphonate ABC transporter substrate-binding protein has protein sequence MKLSITKTLAVGAALVLSLGLAACSGTAGASSTDGATDAGTFAKDSSTLVFGVVPDTVNTQSNYQPIADYIAKITGKKVEYRESSDYTALIQAAIAGQIDVASFSGFTYVTATNGGAKITPFASIITKEGQKPGYYSEAVVPANSSISSLEDFKGKKVCFVDPSSTSGYLFPTYNLIKAGIDPQKDITPVFAGKHDASALKVSQGAECQAGFAEDSAVDAQPGLKVVAKTMVPGAPMVFSNTLPDEIKKDLSDKLSSVTIDDIQKAGIKNADSDGFKATFYAFSPVDDKYYDQIRDICKVTKAAQCEAK, from the coding sequence ATGAAACTGTCCATCACCAAGACGCTCGCGGTCGGCGCCGCCCTCGTCCTCTCGCTCGGTCTCGCCGCGTGCAGCGGCACAGCGGGCGCCTCGTCCACGGACGGTGCGACGGACGCGGGGACGTTCGCCAAGGACTCGAGCACGCTCGTCTTCGGCGTCGTGCCGGACACGGTGAACACGCAGTCCAACTACCAGCCGATCGCCGACTACATCGCGAAGATCACCGGCAAGAAGGTCGAGTACCGCGAGTCGAGCGACTACACCGCGCTCATCCAGGCCGCCATCGCCGGCCAGATCGATGTCGCCAGCTTCTCCGGCTTCACCTACGTGACCGCCACCAACGGCGGCGCCAAGATCACGCCGTTCGCCTCCATCATCACCAAGGAGGGCCAGAAGCCCGGCTACTACTCCGAGGCCGTCGTCCCGGCGAACTCGTCGATCAGCTCCCTCGAGGACTTCAAGGGCAAGAAGGTCTGCTTCGTCGACCCGAGCTCGACGTCGGGCTACCTGTTCCCGACCTACAACCTGATCAAGGCCGGCATCGACCCGCAGAAGGACATCACGCCGGTGTTCGCCGGCAAGCACGACGCGTCCGCGCTCAAGGTGTCGCAGGGCGCCGAATGCCAGGCCGGCTTCGCCGAGGACTCCGCGGTGGACGCGCAGCCGGGCCTCAAGGTCGTCGCCAAGACGATGGTCCCCGGCGCGCCGATGGTGTTCTCCAACACCCTCCCGGACGAGATCAAGAAGGACCTCTCGGACAAGCTGTCGAGCGTGACGATCGACGACATCCAGAAGGCGGGCATCAAGAACGCCGACTCGGACGGCTTCAAGGCGACGTTCTACGCGTTCAGCCCGGTCGACGACAAGTACTACGACCAGATCCGCGACATCTGCAAGGTCACCAAGGCCGCGCAGTGCGAGGCCAAGTAG
- a CDS encoding amidohydrolase family protein: MTDAGERQELLLVDALWNGDGFDGTTLLERDGDRLRVVPPPADGAPGVPARHLGGTLIPSLTDHHVHLGLVDAAALFAGGLTRVIDLGWVPSVAAAWPAAHRDAGPEVAIAGGLITAPGGYPARSGWAPAGAAVEVHDASGGRAAVRAQLALSASRIKITLNTDAGPTLDDGTLRAIVEEAHAAGVPVACHAQGSGQAARALAAGVDQLAHTPYAERVPDGVIADAVAAGMTWVSTLDINGWGDRTTAAHRFAFDNARRFLAAGGTILYGTDQGNGDLPAGVDARELQLLHDAGLTGAALVRSIAGGTNQAGAALVRNVAGGERTEVIGPRCAWLPTAPPADDAVLPSWLATARARFVRTL; this comes from the coding sequence GTGACCGATGCGGGTGAACGGCAGGAGCTGCTGCTCGTCGACGCCCTCTGGAACGGCGACGGCTTCGACGGGACGACTCTGCTGGAACGCGACGGGGACCGTCTGCGCGTCGTGCCCCCGCCGGCCGACGGCGCGCCCGGCGTGCCCGCGCGCCACCTCGGCGGCACGCTCATCCCCTCGCTGACCGACCACCACGTCCACCTCGGGCTGGTGGATGCGGCCGCCCTGTTCGCGGGCGGCCTCACCCGCGTGATCGACCTCGGCTGGGTCCCGTCGGTCGCGGCGGCTTGGCCCGCGGCTCACCGCGACGCCGGACCGGAGGTCGCCATCGCGGGCGGCCTCATCACCGCGCCGGGCGGCTACCCCGCGCGCTCCGGCTGGGCGCCGGCGGGTGCAGCGGTGGAGGTGCACGACGCGAGCGGCGGACGGGCGGCGGTCCGCGCGCAGCTGGCGCTCAGCGCATCCCGCATCAAGATCACCCTGAACACCGACGCCGGTCCGACCCTCGATGACGGGACGCTGCGGGCCATCGTCGAGGAGGCGCATGCGGCGGGCGTCCCCGTCGCCTGCCACGCGCAGGGATCCGGCCAGGCCGCCCGCGCGCTGGCCGCGGGAGTCGATCAGCTCGCGCACACCCCGTACGCCGAGCGGGTCCCGGACGGCGTGATCGCCGATGCCGTGGCGGCCGGGATGACCTGGGTCTCGACGCTCGACATCAACGGCTGGGGCGACCGGACCACCGCCGCGCACCGGTTCGCGTTCGACAACGCGCGACGGTTCCTCGCCGCCGGCGGCACCATCCTCTACGGCACCGACCAGGGCAACGGCGACCTTCCGGCCGGAGTGGATGCGCGCGAGCTGCAGCTGCTCCACGACGCGGGCCTGACCGGCGCAGCCCTCGTGCGCAGCATCGCGGGCGGCACCAATCAGGCCGGCGCAGCCCTCGTGCGCAACGTCGCCGGCGGCGAGCGCACCGAGGTGATCGGGCCCCGCTGCGCCTGGCTCCCGACCGCCCCGCCGGCCGACGACGCCGTGCTCCCCTCCTGGCTGGCCACCGCGCGCGCCCGCTTCGTCCGCACCCTCTGA
- the kynA gene encoding tryptophan 2,3-dioxygenase, translated as MAVDDNTREFDPDIVTDFRERMSYGSYLDLGTLLSAQKPVSVPEHHDELLFIIQHQTTELWLKLVLHELESARDLLRADELQQALKRIARVKHIQKTLTEQWSVLATLTPTEYAEFRGFLGNSSGFQSYQYRAVEFVLGNKNRRMLSVFRDDPAAHALLKELLEAPSVYDEFLRYLARAGHPVPRALLDRDVTEAHVFTPELVPVFRAIYENAAEHWSEYEACEELVDLEDNFQLWRFRHLKTVQRTIGMKTGTGGSTGVSFLQKALELTFFPELYAVRTEIGAKE; from the coding sequence ATGGCCGTCGACGACAACACCCGCGAGTTCGACCCCGACATCGTCACCGACTTCCGCGAGCGGATGTCGTACGGGTCCTACCTCGACCTCGGGACGCTGCTCAGCGCGCAGAAGCCGGTGAGCGTCCCCGAGCACCACGACGAGCTGCTGTTCATCATCCAGCACCAGACCACCGAGCTCTGGCTGAAGCTGGTGCTGCACGAGCTGGAGTCCGCGCGCGACCTGCTGCGCGCCGACGAGCTGCAACAGGCGCTCAAGCGCATCGCCAGGGTCAAGCACATCCAGAAGACCCTCACCGAGCAGTGGTCCGTGCTGGCGACGCTCACCCCGACCGAGTACGCGGAGTTCCGCGGCTTCCTCGGCAACTCCTCGGGCTTCCAGTCGTACCAGTACCGCGCGGTCGAGTTCGTGCTCGGCAACAAGAACCGGCGGATGCTCTCGGTGTTCCGCGACGATCCGGCCGCCCACGCGCTGCTGAAGGAGCTGCTGGAGGCGCCGAGCGTCTACGACGAGTTCCTCCGCTACCTCGCCAGGGCCGGCCATCCCGTGCCGCGCGCGCTGCTCGATCGCGACGTCACCGAGGCGCACGTGTTCACCCCCGAGCTCGTGCCCGTGTTCCGGGCCATCTACGAGAACGCGGCCGAGCACTGGAGCGAGTACGAGGCCTGCGAGGAGCTCGTCGACCTGGAGGACAACTTCCAGCTGTGGCGGTTCCGCCACCTCAAGACCGTCCAGCGCACCATCGGGATGAAGACCGGCACCGGCGGGTCGACCGGTGTCTCCTTCCTGCAGAAGGCGCTCGAGCTCACCTTCTTCCCCGAGCTGTACGCCGTCCGCACCGAGATCGGAGCCAAGGAATGA
- a CDS encoding aminotransferase class V-fold PLP-dependent enzyme produces MTDENAASDTAPLDAEETARRLDASDPLAAYRARFVGVDSPTPSVAAYFDGNSLGRPTLASVERIQRFLVEAWGGRLIRGWDEEWMDLPFTIGDALGRAALGAAPGQTFIADSTTVVLYKLARAAVDSLPERSEIVLDTDNFPTDRYLLDGIARERGLRLVWIEADSEAGVTPEQVAAAVGPRTALVVLSHVAYRSGYLADAAAITRIAHDAGALVLWDLCHSAGSVPVELDAWDVDLAAGCTYKYLNGGPGSPAFGYVNARLANRLAQPIQGWMGVRDVFLMGPEYEPADGVRRFLSGTPPVVGMLAMQDTIAMIEEAGIAAVREKSVRLTEFAVALADEWLAPLGVSLASPRDPERRGGHVTLNHPAMREVTARLWERDVIPDYRDPGGLRVGLSPFSTSFEEVRVGMAAVRDVLGELTHD; encoded by the coding sequence ATGACCGACGAGAACGCAGCGTCCGACACCGCACCCCTCGACGCCGAGGAGACCGCTCGCCGCCTCGACGCCTCCGACCCGCTGGCCGCCTACCGCGCCCGCTTCGTCGGCGTCGACTCGCCCACCCCGTCCGTCGCCGCCTACTTCGACGGCAACTCCCTCGGCCGCCCGACGCTCGCGAGCGTCGAGCGCATCCAGCGGTTCCTGGTCGAGGCATGGGGCGGCCGCCTGATCCGCGGCTGGGACGAGGAGTGGATGGACCTGCCGTTCACGATCGGTGACGCCCTCGGCCGCGCGGCCCTCGGCGCCGCGCCAGGCCAGACCTTCATCGCCGACTCCACCACCGTCGTCCTCTACAAGCTCGCGCGGGCGGCCGTCGACTCCCTCCCCGAGCGCAGCGAGATCGTCCTCGACACCGACAACTTCCCCACCGACCGCTACCTGCTCGACGGCATCGCGCGCGAGCGCGGCCTCCGCCTGGTCTGGATCGAGGCGGACTCCGAGGCGGGCGTCACACCCGAGCAGGTGGCGGCGGCCGTCGGCCCGCGCACGGCCCTCGTCGTGCTCAGCCACGTCGCCTACCGCTCCGGCTACCTCGCCGACGCCGCCGCCATCACGCGCATCGCGCACGACGCCGGAGCGCTCGTGCTCTGGGACCTCTGCCACTCGGCCGGGTCCGTGCCCGTGGAGCTGGACGCGTGGGATGTGGACCTCGCCGCCGGCTGCACCTACAAGTACCTGAACGGCGGTCCGGGCTCCCCCGCCTTCGGCTACGTGAACGCCCGGCTCGCGAACCGGCTCGCCCAGCCCATCCAGGGCTGGATGGGCGTGCGCGACGTGTTCCTGATGGGTCCGGAGTACGAGCCGGCCGACGGCGTGCGGCGCTTCCTCTCCGGAACGCCGCCCGTGGTCGGGATGCTCGCGATGCAGGACACGATCGCCATGATCGAGGAGGCCGGGATCGCCGCCGTGCGTGAGAAGTCGGTGCGGCTCACCGAGTTCGCCGTCGCCCTCGCCGACGAGTGGCTGGCCCCGCTCGGCGTCTCCCTCGCCAGCCCGCGCGACCCCGAGCGCCGCGGCGGGCACGTGACGCTGAACCACCCGGCCATGCGCGAGGTGACGGCGAGGCTGTGGGAGCGGGACGTCATCCCTGACTACCGCGACCCGGGCGGACTGCGCGTCGGCCTGTCGCCGTTCAGCACGAGCTTCGAGGAGGTCCGGGTGGGCATGGCCGCGGTGCGCGACGTGCTCGGCGAGCTCACGCATGACTGA